The Macaca nemestrina isolate mMacNem1 chromosome 15, mMacNem.hap1, whole genome shotgun sequence genome segment ttGGTCCTAGGGAAATTCAGTCCTCCTTGGCCTGAATGTCTGTCTTCCTTTCTATGAACTGGCAACTACTGTCTCAGTTGTCTTAAATGGAGAGAACATTACAATGCCAGCCCCACCAGACCAGAAGGTTGGTATCTCAGGCTGTGCATCTTCCCTACCAAAAGGACTTAAAAGTACTGGTGGGTCATCGAAGATTAGGGTCAGGTCCAAGACACTATGATTCTAAGGTAGGGAGAGAATCCAAGGGCACaggaatttcatttcctttgtcaaATAACCAGAGATGAGCTCAGTGTCCCCAACATAAGAAATGAAGCAGCCTAGCGCCTTAGTCACAACAGGTGCTGATTACCTGAGCTCGCTCTCGCCTCCAATCCACTCCGGCATCTTGAGTTTGGAGTCGAGGTTGTAGTAGGCCCCTCCCACCTCTCGGACACAGATCCAGTGCTGCCTTTTGAGGGGCAGTTTCAGTGGACCCCAGCATAGGCTGGAGGGCAGATTCATGATGAAGCCCATGACATTAGTGAGGGCAATGACACCGACATCCCTGCAGGGGAGAAATGGTGGCAGAATCTGAGGCAGCACACTTCCCAAGGTTCCCTGGCTGTAATACCACAAATGGCTACCTCCCCACTCATGCCATGAGCCCAAGTACTAAAAGCTTATACCACAACCGTGCTGTTCTCCATCAAGTCAAGCCTGATTCAGATTACCTGCGCTTGTCCCACCAAACAGCTTCATAGCCTTTGGTCTGAAGTGCTGCCATAATGACATTCACATCGTAGTTGCCATTTCCCAGCATGCTCTTCTTGTGAGGTGTCACCATGGTGTTTGGAGACAACCTACCAATGTGAAAAGAGGAGGCTGAGACTTGCTGGGCTGGCTAACCCCTCCTGACCCTGCACTACTGGGGGTAGAGAGCACTTGACATCACTGCTCCTGGAAGTTAGTTTCCCAACATTCAAGTGAAATTTCCCCGGCTTCTACCTAAGTATTTTGTAACTGTTCCACGAAGGAGCCTCACTTATGAAATCCCAGCCTCCCACAGCCTTTCTGCAGTCTTCCTCCTGAtactgatcttcctgcctcatgTAAGCCTTTTTTTTCAACACTGGAAAATAGGattcaatattttcatttgcatggatAGTAACTGTTGTCACTCCTGCTTTCTATTTAAGGCATGTACACTTGGTAATCATTAATCATTAAATACTGAAAGGCATACAGGAGCCTAGACAGGTGACACAAATGTATAAACTGGGGTTGGACATAAGGCAATAAAAAGCAGTGAGGCCTATGTGAAACTGGAATGCATGACCCACCTAAaggcattgtgtgtgtgtgtgtgtgtgtgtgtggtacttgaataaatttttcttaaaatacccaataaatgaactgaaaaaaaaGTTGTGCCCAGCAAACAAAACTCAGCTGCAGCACTGGTTTGCCCACCCAGCTTGAAGTCATTTACTTCCAGGCTGCTTTAGCCAGTCTGCATTTCAAGACAAGGTCCATGTTGAAGGCATTTCTAATCCTATTATTTTGCTTTCATAAACTTGTCAGGCCAGGAGCTGAGGAAAGGCCATTTTGAAGGAAGGGTTCAAGGGGAATACCTTTGGGCTTTGTGTGAAGGGGAGAAAGGGAAGTGTGGTGAGTTCTTCAGGACATAAAGTGCATCTTCAAGAGGCTACTACATGCCATCTCCAGAAAAGAATCAAGACATTAGGCCAAGGATGTCAATTCTAAAAAACTTAAGAAACCTTgtaaagtgttttttaaatttttctgtgcaCAGCAAAAATActggtatttttttcctttcttttcttttcttttcttttttttttgagtcagagtcttgctctgtcgctcaggctggagtgcaatggtgagatctcagctcactgcaacctccgtctcctgggttcaagcgattctcctgcctcagctccccaagtagctgggattacaggcgcccgccaccatgcccagctaatttttgtatttttggttgagacggggtttcactgtgttggccaggctggtctcaaactcctgaccttgtgatccacccgcctcagcctctcaaagtgctgagattataggcgtgagtcactgtacccagcaATACtggtatttttcaaatataaaacatactcctggccaggcgcggtggctcatgcctgtaattccagcactctgggagggtgaggtgggcagatcacttgaggtcaggagttcaagaccagcctgggtaacgtggtgaaactccgtctctactaaaaatacaaaaattagccacgtgtggtgg includes the following:
- the LOC105464440 gene encoding josephin-1, producing the protein MSCVPWKGDKAKSESLELPQAAPPQIYHEKQRRELCALHALNNVFQDSNAFTRDTLQEIFQRLSPNTMVTPHKKSMLGNGNYDVNVIMAALQTKGYEAVWWDKRRDVGVIALTNVMGFIMNLPSSLCWGPLKLPLKRQHWICVREVGGAYYNLDSKLKMPEWIGGESELRKFLKHHLRGKNCELLLVVPEEVEAHQSWRTDV